In Macaca fascicularis isolate 582-1 chromosome 15, T2T-MFA8v1.1, one genomic interval encodes:
- the FCN1 gene encoding ficolin-1: MKLSGATMARGLAVLLVLFLHIKDLPAQAADTCPEVKVVGLEGSDKLTILRGCPGLPGAPGPKGEAGINGKTGERGIPGAPGKVGPVGPKGDRGEKGMRGEKGDAGQSQSCATGPRTCKDLLDRGHFLSGWYTIYLTNCRLLAVLCDMDTDGGGWTVFQRRMDGSVDFYRDWAAYKQGFGSRLGEFWLGNDNIHALTAQGSSELRVDLVDFEGNRQFAKYRSFKVAGEAEKYKLVLGAFVEGSAGNSLGAHNNHFFSTKDQDNDVSSSNCAVKFQGAWWYSDCHASNLNGLYLRGPHESYANGINWSAAKGYNYSYKVSEMKMRPA, encoded by the exons ATGAAGCTGAGTGGAGCCACCATGGCCCGGGGGCTCGCTGTCCTACTAGTCTTGTTCCTGCATATCAAGGACCTGCCTGCCCAGGCTGCTGACACCTGTCCAG AGGTGAAGGTGGTGGGCCTGGAGGGCTCTGACAAGCTCACCATTCTCCGAGGCTGCCCGGGGCTGCCTGGGGCCCCAGGACCAAAGGGAGAGGCAGGCATCAATGGAAAGACAG GAGAACGCGGTATCCCTGGAGCCCCTGGAAAGGTGGGACCAGTGGGACCCAAAG GAGACCGAGGAGAGAAGGGGATGCGTGGAGAGAAAG GAGATGCTGGGCAGTCTCAGTCTTGTGCGACAG GTCCACGCACCTGCAAGGACCTACTAGACCGAGGGCACTTCCTGAGTGGCTGGTACACCATCTACCTGACCAACTGCCGGCTGCTGGCTGTGCTCTGTGACATGGACACGGACGGAGGGGGCTGGACC GTTTTCCAGCGGAGGATGGACGGCTCCGTGGACTTCTACCGGGACTGGGCCGCGTACAAGCAGGGCTTTGGCAGTCGGCTGGGGGAGTTCTGGCTGGGGAACGACAACATCCACGCCCTGACCGCCCAGG GAAGCAGCGAGCTCCGTGTAGACCTGGTGGACTTTGAGGGCAATCGCCAGTTTGCTAAGTATAGATCATTCAAGGTGGCCGGTGAGGCGGAGAAGTACAAGCTAGTACTGGGAGCCTTTGTTGAGGGCAGTGCGG GTAATTCTCTAGGGGCCCACAACAACCACTTCTTCTCCACCAAAGACCAAGACAACGATGTGAGTTCTTCGAACTGTGCTGTGAAGTTCCAGGGAGCCTGGTGGTACTCCGACTGTCACGCTTCAAACCTGAATGGTCTCTACCTCAGAGGACCCCATGAGAGCTATGCCAACGGCATCAACTGGAGTGCGGCAAAGGGGTACAACTATAGCTACAAGGTGTCAGAGATGAAGATGCGGCCCGCCTAG
- the LOC102131557 gene encoding ficolin-2 isoform X2, whose protein sequence is MELDRAVRVLGPATLLLTFLGLAWAVQAADTCPEVKVVGLEGSDKLTILRGCPGLPGAPGPKGEAGTNGNRGERGPPGPPGKAGPPGAPGEPQPCLTATAWVLFSGPRTCKDLLDRGHFLSGWHTIYLPDCRPLTVLCDMDTDGGGWTVFQRRVDGSVDFYRDWAAYKQGFGSRLGEFWLGNDNIHALTAQGTSELRVDLVDFEDNHQFAKYRSFKVADEKEKYNLVLGAFAEGSAGDSLTSHNNHSFSTKDQDNDLNTGNCAVIYQGAWWYRTCHVSNLNGRYLRGAHDSFANGINWKSGKGYNYSYKVSEMKVRPA, encoded by the exons ATGGAGCTGGACAGAGCTGTGAGGGTCCTGGGCCCTGCCACCCTGCTGCTCACTTTCCTGGGCTTGGCCTGGGCTGTCCAGGCGGCAGACACCTGTCCAG AGGTGAAGGTGGTGGGCCTGGAGGGCTCTGACAAGCTCACCATTCTCCGAGGCTGCCCGGGGCTGCCCGGGGCCCCTGGGCCCAAGGGAGAGGCAGGCACCAATGGAAACAGAG GAGAACGCGGCCCCCCTGGACCTCCTGGGAAGGCAGGACCACCTGG AGCACCTGGGGAGCCCCAGCCGTGCCTGACAG CCACTGCCTGGGTTCTCTTCTCAGGCCCACGCACCTGCAAGGACCTGCTAGACCGAGGGCACTTCCTGAGCGGCTGGCACACCATCTACCTGCCTGACTGCCGGCCCCTGACTGTGCTCTGTGACATGGACACGGACGGAGGGGGCTGGACC GTTTTCCAGCGGAGGGTGGACGGCTCCGTGGACTTCTACCGGGACTGGGCCGCGTACAAGCAGGGCTTTGGCAGTCGGCTGGGGGAGTTCTGGCTGGGGAACGACAACATCCACGCCCTGACCGCCCAGG GAACCAGCGAGCTCCGTGTAGACCTGGTGGACTTTGAGGACAACCACCAGTTTGCTAAGTACAGATCATTCAAGGTGGCCGACGAGAAGGAGAAGTACAATCTGGTCCTGGGGGCCTTTGCGGAGGGCAGTGCGG GTGATTCCCTGACATCCCACAACAACCACTCCTTCTCCACCAAAGACCAGGACAATGACCTTAACACCGGAAATTGTGCTGTGATATATCAGGGAGCTTGGTGGTATAGAACCTGCCATGTGTCAAACCTGAATGGTCGCTACCTCAGGGGGGCTCACGACAGCTTTGCAAACGGCATCAACTGGAAGTCGGGGAAAGGATACAATTACAGCTACAAGGTGTCAGAGATGAAGGTGCGACCTGCCTAG
- the LOC102131557 gene encoding ficolin-2 isoform X1 has translation MELDRAVRVLGPATLLLTFLGLAWAVQAADTCPEVKVVGLEGSDKLTILRGCPGLPGAPGPKGEAGTNGNRGERGPPGPPGKAGPPGSKGAPGEPQPCLTATAWVLFSGPRTCKDLLDRGHFLSGWHTIYLPDCRPLTVLCDMDTDGGGWTVFQRRVDGSVDFYRDWAAYKQGFGSRLGEFWLGNDNIHALTAQGTSELRVDLVDFEDNHQFAKYRSFKVADEKEKYNLVLGAFAEGSAGDSLTSHNNHSFSTKDQDNDLNTGNCAVIYQGAWWYRTCHVSNLNGRYLRGAHDSFANGINWKSGKGYNYSYKVSEMKVRPA, from the exons ATGGAGCTGGACAGAGCTGTGAGGGTCCTGGGCCCTGCCACCCTGCTGCTCACTTTCCTGGGCTTGGCCTGGGCTGTCCAGGCGGCAGACACCTGTCCAG AGGTGAAGGTGGTGGGCCTGGAGGGCTCTGACAAGCTCACCATTCTCCGAGGCTGCCCGGGGCTGCCCGGGGCCCCTGGGCCCAAGGGAGAGGCAGGCACCAATGGAAACAGAG GAGAACGCGGCCCCCCTGGACCTCCTGGGAAGGCAGGACCACCTGGGTCCAAGG GAGCACCTGGGGAGCCCCAGCCGTGCCTGACAG CCACTGCCTGGGTTCTCTTCTCAGGCCCACGCACCTGCAAGGACCTGCTAGACCGAGGGCACTTCCTGAGCGGCTGGCACACCATCTACCTGCCTGACTGCCGGCCCCTGACTGTGCTCTGTGACATGGACACGGACGGAGGGGGCTGGACC GTTTTCCAGCGGAGGGTGGACGGCTCCGTGGACTTCTACCGGGACTGGGCCGCGTACAAGCAGGGCTTTGGCAGTCGGCTGGGGGAGTTCTGGCTGGGGAACGACAACATCCACGCCCTGACCGCCCAGG GAACCAGCGAGCTCCGTGTAGACCTGGTGGACTTTGAGGACAACCACCAGTTTGCTAAGTACAGATCATTCAAGGTGGCCGACGAGAAGGAGAAGTACAATCTGGTCCTGGGGGCCTTTGCGGAGGGCAGTGCGG GTGATTCCCTGACATCCCACAACAACCACTCCTTCTCCACCAAAGACCAGGACAATGACCTTAACACCGGAAATTGTGCTGTGATATATCAGGGAGCTTGGTGGTATAGAACCTGCCATGTGTCAAACCTGAATGGTCGCTACCTCAGGGGGGCTCACGACAGCTTTGCAAACGGCATCAACTGGAAGTCGGGGAAAGGATACAATTACAGCTACAAGGTGTCAGAGATGAAGGTGCGACCTGCCTAG
- the LOC102131557 gene encoding ficolin-2 isoform X4, producing MELDRAVRVLGPATLLLTFLGLAWAVQAADTCPEVKVVGLEGSDKLTILRGCPGLPGAPGPKGEAGTNGNRGERGPPGPPGKAGPPGAPGEPQPCLTGPRTCKDLLDRGHFLSGWHTIYLPDCRPLTVLCDMDTDGGGWTVFQRRVDGSVDFYRDWAAYKQGFGSRLGEFWLGNDNIHALTAQGTSELRVDLVDFEDNHQFAKYRSFKVADEKEKYNLVLGAFAEGSAGDSLTSHNNHSFSTKDQDNDLNTGNCAVIYQGAWWYRTCHVSNLNGRYLRGAHDSFANGINWKSGKGYNYSYKVSEMKVRPA from the exons ATGGAGCTGGACAGAGCTGTGAGGGTCCTGGGCCCTGCCACCCTGCTGCTCACTTTCCTGGGCTTGGCCTGGGCTGTCCAGGCGGCAGACACCTGTCCAG AGGTGAAGGTGGTGGGCCTGGAGGGCTCTGACAAGCTCACCATTCTCCGAGGCTGCCCGGGGCTGCCCGGGGCCCCTGGGCCCAAGGGAGAGGCAGGCACCAATGGAAACAGAG GAGAACGCGGCCCCCCTGGACCTCCTGGGAAGGCAGGACCACCTGG AGCACCTGGGGAGCCCCAGCCGTGCCTGACAG GCCCACGCACCTGCAAGGACCTGCTAGACCGAGGGCACTTCCTGAGCGGCTGGCACACCATCTACCTGCCTGACTGCCGGCCCCTGACTGTGCTCTGTGACATGGACACGGACGGAGGGGGCTGGACC GTTTTCCAGCGGAGGGTGGACGGCTCCGTGGACTTCTACCGGGACTGGGCCGCGTACAAGCAGGGCTTTGGCAGTCGGCTGGGGGAGTTCTGGCTGGGGAACGACAACATCCACGCCCTGACCGCCCAGG GAACCAGCGAGCTCCGTGTAGACCTGGTGGACTTTGAGGACAACCACCAGTTTGCTAAGTACAGATCATTCAAGGTGGCCGACGAGAAGGAGAAGTACAATCTGGTCCTGGGGGCCTTTGCGGAGGGCAGTGCGG GTGATTCCCTGACATCCCACAACAACCACTCCTTCTCCACCAAAGACCAGGACAATGACCTTAACACCGGAAATTGTGCTGTGATATATCAGGGAGCTTGGTGGTATAGAACCTGCCATGTGTCAAACCTGAATGGTCGCTACCTCAGGGGGGCTCACGACAGCTTTGCAAACGGCATCAACTGGAAGTCGGGGAAAGGATACAATTACAGCTACAAGGTGTCAGAGATGAAGGTGCGACCTGCCTAG
- the LOC102131557 gene encoding ficolin-2 isoform X3 has product MELDRAVRVLGPATLLLTFLGLAWAVQAADTCPEVKVVGLEGSDKLTILRGCPGLPGAPGPKGEAGTNGNRGERGPPGPPGKAGPPGSKGAPGEPQPCLTGPRTCKDLLDRGHFLSGWHTIYLPDCRPLTVLCDMDTDGGGWTVFQRRVDGSVDFYRDWAAYKQGFGSRLGEFWLGNDNIHALTAQGTSELRVDLVDFEDNHQFAKYRSFKVADEKEKYNLVLGAFAEGSAGDSLTSHNNHSFSTKDQDNDLNTGNCAVIYQGAWWYRTCHVSNLNGRYLRGAHDSFANGINWKSGKGYNYSYKVSEMKVRPA; this is encoded by the exons ATGGAGCTGGACAGAGCTGTGAGGGTCCTGGGCCCTGCCACCCTGCTGCTCACTTTCCTGGGCTTGGCCTGGGCTGTCCAGGCGGCAGACACCTGTCCAG AGGTGAAGGTGGTGGGCCTGGAGGGCTCTGACAAGCTCACCATTCTCCGAGGCTGCCCGGGGCTGCCCGGGGCCCCTGGGCCCAAGGGAGAGGCAGGCACCAATGGAAACAGAG GAGAACGCGGCCCCCCTGGACCTCCTGGGAAGGCAGGACCACCTGGGTCCAAGG GAGCACCTGGGGAGCCCCAGCCGTGCCTGACAG GCCCACGCACCTGCAAGGACCTGCTAGACCGAGGGCACTTCCTGAGCGGCTGGCACACCATCTACCTGCCTGACTGCCGGCCCCTGACTGTGCTCTGTGACATGGACACGGACGGAGGGGGCTGGACC GTTTTCCAGCGGAGGGTGGACGGCTCCGTGGACTTCTACCGGGACTGGGCCGCGTACAAGCAGGGCTTTGGCAGTCGGCTGGGGGAGTTCTGGCTGGGGAACGACAACATCCACGCCCTGACCGCCCAGG GAACCAGCGAGCTCCGTGTAGACCTGGTGGACTTTGAGGACAACCACCAGTTTGCTAAGTACAGATCATTCAAGGTGGCCGACGAGAAGGAGAAGTACAATCTGGTCCTGGGGGCCTTTGCGGAGGGCAGTGCGG GTGATTCCCTGACATCCCACAACAACCACTCCTTCTCCACCAAAGACCAGGACAATGACCTTAACACCGGAAATTGTGCTGTGATATATCAGGGAGCTTGGTGGTATAGAACCTGCCATGTGTCAAACCTGAATGGTCGCTACCTCAGGGGGGCTCACGACAGCTTTGCAAACGGCATCAACTGGAAGTCGGGGAAAGGATACAATTACAGCTACAAGGTGTCAGAGATGAAGGTGCGACCTGCCTAG